In Oscillatoria acuminata PCC 6304, a single window of DNA contains:
- a CDS encoding fatty acid desaturase family protein: MNSQQLISRTEEELMIPHAEYAKKLRPLLPSEAFAPDPGKLVILSINLGIMILGWAIASTLDSWPVFLLWLYLPIALVMGNSIVVLLFSSHNLMHGSVIKNKRVMDIMGFLGLTLLWMPQTMWKAVHNREHHNKTNSMNDPDRNYLEGQPKNWGKWIQNLFVPSAEVHPFWLAVGMTSAWGVHNFRNITSVLFFNAKSVDYVPAAFTITPKERRAIAWELVVIAAIHLTILFSLQFDPIKLLLSYFLPIAIGYAGVMFYIYTNHMVSPMSSVNDPTFNSLSIRVPKLFDWLHLNFSYHTEHHIFPNINSDYYPRVRELLELHYPGRLKLIDATEAWRLLLQTPRHYKDENTFTDWSGEKSVPCPVIPTSAKN; this comes from the coding sequence ATGAATTCACAACAATTAATCAGCCGCACTGAGGAAGAATTAATGATTCCTCATGCGGAGTATGCGAAGAAATTGCGTCCCCTGCTGCCATCAGAGGCGTTTGCACCGGATCCGGGTAAGTTAGTCATTTTATCGATTAATTTGGGGATCATGATCCTGGGTTGGGCGATCGCCTCCACATTAGATAGTTGGCCAGTCTTCTTGTTATGGCTTTACCTCCCGATCGCCCTGGTGATGGGAAATAGCATTGTTGTCCTCCTGTTTAGTTCTCATAACCTGATGCATGGCAGTGTCATCAAAAATAAGCGAGTGATGGACATCATGGGGTTTCTCGGATTAACCCTGTTGTGGATGCCACAAACGATGTGGAAAGCAGTCCATAACCGTGAGCATCACAATAAAACCAATTCCATGAACGACCCCGATCGCAACTATTTGGAGGGTCAGCCGAAAAATTGGGGAAAATGGATTCAAAACCTGTTTGTGCCTTCTGCGGAAGTTCATCCCTTTTGGTTAGCCGTCGGAATGACCAGTGCCTGGGGAGTGCATAATTTTAGAAACATCACCTCAGTGCTGTTTTTTAATGCTAAATCTGTGGATTACGTCCCGGCAGCATTTACCATTACCCCGAAAGAACGACGGGCGATCGCATGGGAATTAGTGGTGATCGCAGCGATTCATCTCACCATCCTGTTTTCCCTACAATTTGACCCGATCAAACTGCTGCTGAGTTACTTTCTCCCCATCGCCATTGGCTATGCCGGTGTAATGTTCTATATTTATACCAATCACATGGTCTCGCCGATGAGTAGCGTTAATGACCCCACGTTTAATAGCTTATCCATCCGAGTTCCTAAACTCTTCGATTGGTTGCACTTAAACTTTTCTTACCACACCGAACATCATATTTTCCCCAACATCAACTCAGACTACTATCCCCGGGTCCGAGAATTGTTAGAACTTCACTATCCCGGTCGATTGAAGTTAATCGATGCCACAGAAGCTTGGCGTTTATTGCTACAAACTCCTCGTCATTACAAAGACGAAAATACCTTTACCGATTGGTCCGGAGAAAAATCGGTCCCTTGTCCCGTAATCCCGACTTCAGCTAAAAACTGA
- a CDS encoding Tab2/Atab2 family RNA-binding protein, producing the protein MVIWQADFYRRPLQSATGEPLWELCLCDPTGNFQWSRCCSQSEANSTWLAEQLQIVAEGRLPEAIAVFRPQSLSLMVAAGEKLGVKIEPSRRTPALKSWLVEKAQEYRNAPNYTCEPYEPLVSDRPPPGPLPEALWGDRWRFASVSAAYLMEVFAQRAIRIRHIPEELTPVALGLPSTAVIPGVVLDGGRQSMKIAQWLQEASPVAINYNPGPPNGLILEAGLVDRWIMATFEDTEVAEAGQTFQQRKQATQGLHFLLIQPDDSGMTYSGFWLLQNT; encoded by the coding sequence GTGGTCATTTGGCAAGCAGATTTTTACCGTCGTCCGTTACAAAGTGCCACAGGGGAACCTTTATGGGAGTTGTGCCTCTGTGATCCAACGGGAAATTTTCAATGGAGTCGTTGTTGTTCTCAATCGGAGGCAAACTCGACTTGGTTAGCGGAACAACTGCAAATTGTGGCAGAGGGGAGATTACCGGAGGCGATCGCGGTGTTTCGTCCCCAGTCGCTGAGTTTGATGGTAGCAGCAGGGGAAAAACTGGGGGTGAAGATAGAACCCTCTCGACGCACTCCCGCTTTAAAATCATGGTTGGTGGAAAAGGCGCAGGAGTATAGAAACGCGCCCAATTATACTTGTGAACCTTATGAACCCTTAGTCAGCGATCGCCCACCACCGGGACCCCTGCCGGAAGCGTTATGGGGCGATCGCTGGCGGTTTGCTTCGGTGAGTGCCGCTTATTTAATGGAAGTGTTTGCACAAAGAGCAATCCGGATTCGGCACATCCCGGAGGAACTGACCCCGGTTGCCTTGGGACTCCCTTCTACGGCGGTGATTCCGGGAGTGGTCCTTGATGGCGGACGGCAATCGATGAAAATTGCTCAATGGTTGCAGGAAGCATCCCCAGTGGCGATCAATTATAATCCTGGACCTCCGAATGGATTAATTTTAGAGGCGGGATTAGTCGATCGGTGGATTATGGCTACCTTTGAGGATACAGAAGTTGCCGAGGCGGGTCAAACCTTTCAACAGCGCAAACAGGCAACTCAGGGGTTACATTTTTTACTCATCCAACCGGATGATTCTGGGATGACCTATAGTGGGTTTTGGTTATTACAGAATACCTAA
- a CDS encoding Rpn family recombination-promoting nuclease/putative transposase has protein sequence MPSTPADMETDPIFYRLFKQQPSCFFELIGRPASEAEAYDFSSVELKQTAFRIDGLFIPKAEFPEMPLNLVEVQFYSDKKFYANLFAELFLYLHQNNPTQNWRLVVIFGRRSYEPKEVAPYQALLNSPQVQRIYLDELEGVPETSLGMRIVQLIIEKRDASAAEQARQLVVQARQDMSDDAERAEVVDLIETVVLYKFSKLSREEVQEMIGVNEFKQSKLYQDIKLEGKLEGLMEGKLKVIPQLLSRGFTVEQTAQILELTVEQVRQGIQET, from the coding sequence GTGCCATCTACTCCTGCTGATATGGAAACAGACCCGATATTTTACCGACTGTTTAAACAACAACCCAGTTGCTTCTTTGAACTAATTGGTCGTCCCGCCTCCGAAGCAGAGGCTTATGACTTCTCCTCCGTGGAACTCAAACAAACCGCCTTTCGGATTGATGGGTTGTTTATCCCCAAAGCTGAGTTTCCAGAAATGCCCCTGAATTTGGTGGAGGTGCAATTTTACAGCGACAAAAAATTTTATGCCAATTTATTTGCCGAACTCTTTCTATACCTCCATCAGAACAATCCCACCCAAAACTGGCGATTAGTCGTCATTTTTGGGCGACGCAGTTATGAACCGAAGGAAGTGGCCCCCTATCAAGCGCTACTAAATTCCCCTCAAGTTCAGCGCATCTATCTCGACGAGTTGGAAGGGGTCCCCGAAACCTCCTTAGGAATGCGGATTGTCCAATTAATCATTGAGAAGCGAGACGCTTCTGCTGCCGAACAAGCCAGACAGCTTGTGGTTCAGGCAAGGCAGGACATGAGTGATGACGCCGAACGCGCCGAAGTTGTAGACTTGATAGAGACGGTCGTATTGTACAAGTTTTCTAAGTTAAGCCGCGAGGAGGTCCAAGAGATGATAGGCGTGAATGAATTCAAGCAATCCAAGCTGTATCAAGATATTAAGCTCGAAGGCAAACTTGAAGGTCTGATGGAAGGCAAACTTAAAGTAATCCCGCAGTTGCTATCCCGGGGATTTACGGTAGAGCAAACCGCACAAATTTTGGAGTTAACCGTTGAACAAGTGCGCCAAGGAATTCAAGAAACCTAG
- a CDS encoding DUF2887 domain-containing protein, translating into MTLSPDFFIKNSVALGMTDDADRAEVVDLIETVVLYKFSKFRREEVKKMIDVSGFKQSRLYQDIKLEGKLEGKLEVIPELLSRGFTVEQTAQILGLTVEQVRQEIQKNIEGITHH; encoded by the coding sequence TTGACCCTATCCCCGGATTTTTTCATCAAAAATAGTGTGGCTTTGGGAATGACCGATGACGCCGATCGCGCAGAGGTTGTAGACTTAATAGAGACGGTGGTATTGTACAAGTTTTCTAAATTCAGACGCGAGGAGGTAAAAAAGATGATAGACGTGAGTGGATTCAAGCAATCCAGACTGTATCAAGATATTAAACTCGAAGGCAAACTTGAAGGCAAACTTGAAGTAATTCCGGAGTTGTTGTCCCGGGGATTTACGGTAGAGCAAACGGCCCAAATTTTGGGGTTAACTGTTGAACAAGTGCGCCAAGAAATTCAAAAAAACATAGAGGGGATAACCCATCACTAA
- a CDS encoding DUF3368 domain-containing protein — MVAAKARLLIPAVQPIMDALIVHAGFRISAALYIRILQATYE, encoded by the coding sequence CTGGTTGCAGCTAAAGCCAGATTGCTGATTCCTGCGGTTCAACCCATTATGGACGCGCTTATCGTTCACGCTGGGTTTCGGATTAGTGCAGCATTATACATCAGAATTTTACAAGCGACTTATGAATAA
- a CDS encoding valine--pyruvate transaminase produces MNPDLTKFGEQMSQLTGVRAIMKDISETLRAGADRDLINMSAGNPVILPEVEQLWRDCTADLLSSSEYGEVVCRYGESQGYQPFVDVIKADFNKRYGLNLSDRNILITPGSQCLYFFAANTLGGYTTSGQLKQIVLPLSPDYTGYGGVSLVPESLIAYKPTLDLDATAHRFKYRPDFSQLEINENAGCVIFSRPCNPTGNVLTEDEVKKIAAMAAPYDVPVFVDSAYAPPYPALNFTDMTPIFGGNIIHCMSLSKAGLPGERIGIAIGDERTIQILQSFQTNLCIHSSRYGQAIAARAIASGALAEIAETVIRPYYQQKFTVLETTLDRAMPKDLPWFLHRGEGAIFAWMWFQDLPMTDWELYQELKKVGVIAVPGSSFFPGLREDWKHKHECIRLSLTASDEAIEMGMERLAKVVEKVFQGVIA; encoded by the coding sequence ATGAATCCCGATCTGACTAAATTTGGTGAACAGATGTCCCAGCTTACTGGAGTGCGGGCCATCATGAAAGATATTAGCGAAACCTTACGCGCCGGTGCAGATCGGGATTTAATTAATATGAGTGCCGGAAACCCGGTCATTTTGCCCGAGGTTGAACAGTTATGGCGCGATTGCACAGCAGATTTACTCTCCTCCTCGGAGTATGGGGAAGTCGTCTGTCGCTACGGAGAATCCCAAGGATATCAGCCGTTTGTTGATGTCATCAAAGCAGATTTTAACAAGCGCTATGGATTAAACCTGAGCGATCGCAATATCCTGATTACTCCAGGCAGTCAATGCCTCTACTTTTTTGCCGCGAATACTTTAGGTGGATATACCACCAGTGGACAACTCAAGCAAATCGTCTTACCCCTGAGTCCCGATTATACCGGGTATGGGGGAGTCAGCTTAGTCCCGGAATCTTTAATTGCTTACAAACCCACCTTAGATCTGGATGCAACGGCACATCGGTTTAAATATCGTCCAGATTTCAGCCAATTAGAGATTAATGAAAATGCCGGTTGTGTCATCTTTTCTCGTCCCTGTAATCCCACCGGAAATGTGCTAACCGAGGACGAAGTGAAGAAAATCGCCGCAATGGCAGCGCCGTATGACGTGCCCGTGTTTGTGGATTCGGCCTATGCACCGCCCTATCCGGCGTTAAATTTTACCGATATGACGCCGATTTTTGGGGGGAATATTATTCATTGTATGAGTTTATCCAAGGCAGGGTTACCCGGAGAGCGAATTGGGATTGCGATCGGGGATGAACGCACCATTCAAATCTTGCAATCCTTCCAAACCAACCTCTGTATTCACTCCTCTCGATATGGACAGGCGATCGCAGCAAGGGCGATCGCATCAGGAGCATTAGCGGAAATTGCCGAAACCGTCATCCGTCCCTACTACCAGCAAAAATTCACCGTCCTAGAAACCACCCTCGATCGCGCCATGCCGAAAGACCTCCCCTGGTTCTTGCATCGCGGTGAAGGCGCAATTTTTGCCTGGATGTGGTTCCAAGACTTACCCATGACCGACTGGGAACTCTATCAAGAATTGAAAAAAGTCGGAGTCATTGCCGTTCCCGGCAGCAGTTTCTTCCCAGGATTACGCGAAGATTGGAAACACAAACATGAATGTATTCGATTGAGTCTAACCGCCAGTGATGAAGCCATAGAAATGGGCATGGAACGGTTAGCAAAAGTGGTTGAAAAAGTATTCCAAGGCGTCATCGCCTAA
- the rcbX gene encoding RuBisCO chaperone RbcX, giving the protein MDLKQIAKDTAKVMSSYLTYQAMRIVVSQLNETNPPLAYWLQNFSATANIQSGEAYIETLLQEKPDLAIRIMTVREHIAEEVTEFLPEMVLTGIMQANIDHRKRYLERAVTGLPLADSTPETETEPGSG; this is encoded by the coding sequence ATGGATTTAAAACAAATTGCCAAAGATACTGCCAAAGTGATGAGCAGCTATTTGACCTACCAAGCCATGCGCATCGTCGTCAGTCAACTGAACGAAACTAACCCACCCTTAGCCTACTGGTTGCAAAACTTTTCGGCCACGGCCAATATCCAAAGTGGAGAAGCGTACATCGAAACGTTACTTCAGGAAAAGCCAGACTTGGCGATTCGGATTATGACCGTGCGCGAACATATCGCCGAGGAAGTTACAGAGTTCTTACCTGAAATGGTTCTGACTGGCATCATGCAAGCCAACATCGACCACCGGAAGCGGTATCTGGAAAGAGCAGTCACGGGATTACCCTTAGCTGATTCAACCCCAGAAACAGAAACGGAACCCGGATCCGGTTGA
- a CDS encoding ribulose bisphosphate carboxylase small subunit translates to MKTLPKERRYETLSYLPPLSDAQIGKQIQYIIDQGYIPAIEFNETSDPTVYYWTMWKLPLFNARSVQEVMSEVQGCRSEYPACYIRVVGFDNIKQCQVLSFIIHKPNTSRF, encoded by the coding sequence ATGAAAACTCTGCCAAAAGAGCGTCGTTACGAAACCCTTTCCTATCTGCCCCCTCTGTCTGATGCACAGATTGGCAAGCAGATTCAGTACATCATTGACCAAGGCTACATTCCTGCCATTGAGTTCAACGAAACCTCTGACCCCACGGTTTACTACTGGACCATGTGGAAGCTGCCTTTGTTCAATGCACGTTCTGTCCAAGAAGTGATGAGCGAAGTCCAAGGCTGCCGCAGTGAATACCCCGCTTGCTACATCCGCGTTGTGGGTTTTGACAACATCAAGCAGTGCCAAGTGCTCAGCTTCATCATCCACAAACCCAACACCAGCCGCTTCTAA
- a CDS encoding form I ribulose bisphosphate carboxylase large subunit, producing MSYSSTQTQAKTGYQAGVKDYRLTYYTPDYTPKDTDVLAAFRMTPQPGVPPEEAGAAVAAESSTGTWTTVWTDLLTDLDRYKGRCYDIEAVPNEENQYIAYVAYPLDLFEEGSVTNMLTSIVGNVFGFKALRALRLEDMRIPVAYLKTFQGPPHGIQVERDKINKYGRPLLGCTIKPKLGLSAKNYGRAVYECLRGGLDFTKDDENINSQPFQRWRDRFLFVADAIHKAQAETGEIKGHYLNVTAPTCEEMLKRAEFAKELKMPIIMHDFLTAGFTANTTLAHWCRDNGILLHIHRAMHAVIDRQKNHGIHFRLLAKCLRMSGGDHIHTGTVVGKLEGERGITMGFVDLLRENYIEQDKSRGIYFTQDWASMPGVMAVASGGIHVWHMPALVEIFGDDSVLQFGGGTLGHPWGNAPGATANRVALEACVQARNEGRSLAREGNDILREAGRWSPELAVALDLWKEIKFEFEAMDTV from the coding sequence ATGTCTTACAGTTCAACCCAGACTCAAGCAAAAACCGGCTACCAAGCTGGTGTTAAAGATTATAGACTGACTTACTACACGCCGGATTACACTCCCAAAGATACCGACGTCTTGGCAGCATTCCGGATGACCCCTCAGCCCGGAGTTCCCCCGGAAGAAGCAGGAGCTGCCGTAGCTGCTGAATCTTCTACCGGAACCTGGACCACAGTGTGGACCGACCTCTTGACCGACTTGGATCGGTACAAAGGCCGTTGCTACGACATCGAAGCGGTACCCAACGAAGAGAACCAATATATCGCTTACGTTGCCTACCCCCTCGACTTGTTTGAGGAAGGTTCTGTTACCAATATGCTGACCTCCATCGTGGGGAACGTCTTTGGTTTCAAAGCCTTGCGTGCACTGCGCTTGGAAGATATGCGGATTCCCGTTGCCTACCTGAAGACCTTCCAAGGTCCTCCCCACGGCATCCAAGTTGAGCGTGACAAAATCAACAAATATGGTCGTCCCCTGTTGGGTTGCACCATCAAGCCGAAACTCGGTTTATCTGCGAAGAACTACGGTCGTGCAGTATATGAATGCTTGCGCGGTGGTTTGGACTTCACCAAAGACGACGAAAACATCAACTCCCAGCCGTTCCAACGCTGGCGCGATCGCTTCTTGTTCGTGGCTGACGCTATCCATAAAGCTCAGGCAGAAACTGGCGAAATCAAGGGCCACTACCTCAACGTAACCGCCCCCACCTGCGAAGAAATGCTGAAACGGGCTGAGTTCGCCAAAGAACTCAAAATGCCCATCATCATGCATGACTTCTTAACCGCAGGGTTCACCGCCAACACCACCTTGGCTCACTGGTGCCGCGATAACGGAATCCTGTTGCACATCCACCGTGCCATGCACGCCGTTATCGACCGTCAGAAAAATCATGGTATCCACTTCCGTCTGCTTGCCAAGTGCTTGCGGATGTCTGGTGGTGACCACATCCACACCGGAACCGTTGTGGGTAAACTCGAAGGCGAACGCGGCATTACGATGGGCTTCGTCGATCTGCTCCGCGAAAACTATATCGAACAAGATAAATCTCGTGGGATTTACTTCACCCAAGACTGGGCCTCTATGCCTGGGGTGATGGCTGTTGCTTCCGGTGGTATCCACGTATGGCATATGCCTGCTCTCGTGGAAATCTTCGGTGATGACTCCGTGCTCCAATTTGGTGGTGGTACTTTGGGTCACCCCTGGGGTAATGCTCCGGGTGCAACCGCCAACCGTGTCGCCTTGGAAGCTTGCGTTCAAGCTCGTAACGAAGGTCGCAGCTTGGCTCGTGAAGGGAATGATATCCTCCGTGAAGCCGGACGTTGGTCTCCTGAGTTGGCTGTCGCTCTTGACCTCTGGAAAGAAATCAAATTTGAGTTCGAGGCGATGGATACCGTCTGA
- the glgP gene encoding alpha-glucan family phosphorylase produces MVIENYTKASQQLREKLPLPLKPLAEIAYNYWWCWTTERISLFRNIDPDAWHQWNHNPVALLQFVSLERLSQLANDPHYIKRVKAVSEQFHRYMAISDTWASRVAPQITSDRPVVYFCAEFGIHESLPIYSGGLGMLAGDHLKSASDLGVPLIGIGLMYRQGYFRQRINGHGWQEDYYVDNIFEQMPLELITDAEGKPITVELEIRSRVVKIQIWRAQVGRVSLYLLDTDRHDNDPLDRWLTGHLYGGNQDTRIAQEVVLGIGGVRALEALGINPAICHLNEGHAAFCTLEVARMEMQRTGKSFYDVEQSVRERCVFTTHTPVPAGHDVFSGDLIESYFSHYWPTLGLTQEQFMAVGARRLGDPWEPFGMTVLALRMCRAANGVSALHGEVSRKMWHIMYPDRPMEEVPIGHITNGVHQRTWTAPILSDLYAQYFGEDWSNRIADPQMWAKVDDIPDEELWWRHQLLKERLIAHTRTKIKRARQQHGADAHWVDAADRILDPNVLTIGFARRFSTYKRGYLLMHDLERSLRLFSNPDRPVQIVFAGKAHPADEQGKRILQRIYEWSQQHSLLQNRVIVLPDYDMYTGRKLVQGVDVWLNTPRRPLEASGTSGQKVCFNGGINCSVLDGWWCEGYQTGSDGKGMNGWAIGEDAHTSDQEMQDKIDAESLYRLLEEEIVPLYYDIDPNTGLSHGWIKMMKGSIKTNAPLFNTDRMVADYVAKVYAPGIQLDLEPILASVLV; encoded by the coding sequence ATGGTGATTGAAAATTACACGAAAGCCAGCCAACAGTTGCGGGAGAAATTACCCCTTCCCCTGAAACCCTTGGCAGAAATCGCTTATAACTATTGGTGGTGTTGGACCACTGAACGAATTTCTCTGTTTCGCAACATCGATCCCGACGCATGGCACCAGTGGAACCACAATCCCGTTGCCTTGCTGCAATTTGTTTCCCTAGAACGCCTCAGTCAGTTGGCGAACGACCCCCATTACATCAAGCGGGTGAAAGCGGTTTCGGAGCAATTCCACCGTTACATGGCGATCTCGGATACCTGGGCGAGTCGAGTGGCCCCTCAGATTACCAGCGATCGCCCCGTCGTGTACTTCTGTGCCGAATTTGGCATCCACGAATCCCTCCCCATCTACTCCGGTGGTTTGGGAATGTTAGCTGGGGATCACCTCAAATCGGCCTCAGATTTAGGCGTTCCCTTAATTGGAATTGGGTTAATGTATCGGCAAGGATATTTCCGCCAACGCATTAACGGTCACGGATGGCAAGAAGATTACTATGTGGATAATATCTTCGAGCAGATGCCGTTGGAGTTAATCACCGATGCCGAGGGTAAACCGATTACGGTTGAATTAGAAATCCGCAGTCGGGTGGTCAAAATTCAAATTTGGCGGGCACAAGTCGGGCGAGTTTCTCTCTATTTACTCGATACCGATCGCCATGATAACGACCCCCTCGATCGCTGGTTAACCGGACACCTCTATGGTGGAAACCAAGACACCCGGATCGCTCAGGAAGTTGTCCTCGGTATCGGTGGTGTCAGAGCATTAGAGGCCCTGGGAATTAACCCCGCAATTTGTCACCTCAATGAAGGACACGCCGCCTTCTGCACCTTAGAAGTCGCCCGCATGGAAATGCAGCGTACCGGCAAGAGTTTCTACGATGTAGAACAGTCGGTGCGTGAACGTTGTGTATTCACCACTCACACCCCAGTTCCTGCGGGTCACGATGTGTTTTCCGGAGACTTAATCGAGTCTTACTTCTCCCACTATTGGCCGACTCTAGGACTGACTCAGGAACAATTCATGGCTGTTGGTGCAAGGCGTTTGGGAGACCCTTGGGAACCGTTCGGCATGACAGTGCTCGCCTTACGGATGTGCCGTGCCGCTAACGGAGTTTCTGCCTTACATGGGGAAGTTTCCCGGAAGATGTGGCATATTATGTATCCCGATCGCCCGATGGAAGAAGTCCCGATCGGTCATATCACCAATGGGGTGCATCAGCGCACTTGGACTGCACCGATACTCAGTGACCTTTATGCTCAATATTTTGGGGAAGATTGGTCCAATCGCATCGCTGACCCGCAAATGTGGGCGAAGGTAGATGACATTCCCGATGAGGAACTGTGGTGGCGTCATCAACTGCTGAAAGAGCGGTTAATTGCTCACACTCGCACCAAAATTAAACGTGCAAGGCAACAGCATGGGGCAGATGCCCATTGGGTGGATGCGGCAGACCGGATTTTAGACCCGAATGTGCTAACGATTGGGTTTGCGCGCCGCTTCAGTACCTACAAGCGTGGGTATTTGTTGATGCATGATTTGGAGCGATCGCTGCGGCTGTTCAGCAACCCCGATCGCCCGGTGCAAATCGTGTTTGCGGGGAAAGCACACCCAGCAGATGAACAAGGCAAGCGGATTCTGCAACGGATTTATGAATGGAGTCAACAGCATTCTCTGTTGCAAAATCGCGTGATTGTGCTGCCTGATTACGATATGTACACGGGACGCAAGTTGGTTCAGGGTGTGGATGTGTGGTTAAATACCCCCCGTCGTCCCCTGGAAGCATCGGGAACTAGCGGTCAAAAGGTCTGCTTTAATGGCGGTATCAATTGCAGTGTGTTAGACGGATGGTGGTGTGAAGGCTATCAAACGGGTTCTGATGGGAAAGGAATGAATGGTTGGGCGATCGGGGAAGATGCTCATACCAGTGACCAAGAAATGCAGGATAAAATCGATGCCGAATCTCTGTATCGGTTATTAGAAGAGGAAATTGTTCCCCTGTATTACGACATCGACCCGAATACTGGTCTATCTCACGGTTGGATTAAGATGATGAAGGGTTCGATTAAGACCAATGCACCGTTATTCAACACCGATCGCATGGTGGCAGATTATGTGGCAAAGGTTTATGCACCTGGGATTCAGCTTGATTTAGAACCGATTCTCGCCAGCGTTTTGGTGTAA
- a CDS encoding Uma2 family endonuclease: MNTLVADKLCSFEDYLQYDDGSANRYELVNGKLEVMNPPRLEHFLIARFLEKALESEINRKSLEWICFKDAGIRTGPQKSRLADICVVTLEQAQELTQKSLVFQTPPLLVVEVVSPESVNRDYRYKRSEYAAAEIVEYWIVDPILNKLSILRLEEGFYEETVLTASQPIVSQVFPELTLTVDQVLAAGNLGA; this comes from the coding sequence ATGAATACTCTAGTTGCCGATAAATTATGCAGCTTTGAAGACTATCTCCAGTATGATGATGGAAGCGCGAACCGATATGAATTAGTCAATGGGAAATTAGAGGTCATGAATCCACCCCGTTTAGAGCATTTTTTAATTGCCCGATTTCTGGAAAAAGCGTTAGAATCTGAAATAAACCGCAAATCTTTAGAATGGATCTGTTTTAAAGATGCAGGAATCAGAACCGGACCACAGAAGTCTCGTCTAGCGGATATTTGCGTGGTCACTCTCGAACAAGCCCAGGAATTAACCCAAAAATCTTTGGTGTTCCAGACGCCGCCGTTATTAGTGGTAGAAGTGGTCAGTCCTGAATCCGTCAACCGGGACTATCGATATAAGCGATCGGAATATGCAGCCGCCGAAATCGTCGAATATTGGATTGTAGACCCCATCCTAAATAAACTATCCATCTTGCGCCTAGAAGAGGGATTTTATGAAGAAACCGTCTTAACCGCCAGTCAGCCCATAGTCTCTCAAGTTTTCCCAGAATTAACCTTAACCGTTGACCAAGTGTTAGCCGCCGGAAACCTAGGCGCGTAA